A section of the Paralichthys olivaceus isolate ysfri-2021 chromosome 14, ASM2471397v2, whole genome shotgun sequence genome encodes:
- the lrit1a gene encoding leucine-rich repeat, immunoglobulin-like domain and transmembrane domain-containing protein 1a, with protein MFLVLLLGLYLATGELISPVSSCPSQCSCFYHNLSDGSKARSVICNDPDISLVPVGFPVDTSKLRIEKTVIQRIPSEAFNYLSSLEFLWMSFNTLSALNPDSFRGLFNLEELRLDGNALTAFPWESIMDMPSLRLLDLHNNQLTSLPAEATTHIKNLTYLDLSSNNLLTLPAEVLSTWLAVKPAQGPESSKMILGLHDNPWVCDCRLYDLVQFQKSPTLSVAFIDTRLRCSAPESVSGVLFSDAELRRCQLPRIHTAVARVRSAVGNNVLLRCGTIGVPIPDLTWRRTDGRALNGTVQQETSKEGITWSILSVPAVSYHDSGKYICKATNYAGNAEAVISLIVSNSPKPEGNQTSSEKKAKVKKSNQIGKAAYQEKLVARYLVPTSTPSSLPALDPGLPPGLGSESDLASYSLADRATPGPATSSNPDALLDLEKTNLSNLAANTSSLQQDPDRVVRSVKVVGDTDNTISLNWRAPKAKNTTAFSVLYAVFGERDMRKINVGAGQNRVTIEGLVPRTKYIACVCVRGLIPKKEQCVIFSTDEAASATGTQRLINVIVITVACIIAVPLTVIVCCGALKRRIQKYWGKKSKDIQDSYVTFETLSPGTKAKGLEGEYLNRLNPEESNRLLSARSSLDSEATAKIEGQPNEYFC; from the exons ATGTTCCTCGTTCTGCTCCTGGGGCTCTACCTGGCCACAGGTGAACTTATCTCCCCAGTGAGCTCCTGTCCGTCGCAGTGCAGCTGTTTCTACCACAACCTGAGTGATGGATCAAAGGCCAG GAGCGTGATTTGCAATGACCCCGACATATCTCTTGTGCCTGTCGGGTTCCCTGTTGACACGTCCAAGCTGCGGATCGAGAAGACGGTCATTCAGCGGATACCAAGCGAAGCCTTTAACTACCTCTCCAGTCTGGAATTCCTGTGGATGTCTTTCAACACCCTGTCCGCCTTGAATCCGGACAGTTTCCGGGGATTGTTCAACCTGGAAGAGCTTCGCCTGGACGGGAACGCCCTCACCGCCTTTCCCTGGGAATCTATCATGGACATGCCCAGCCTCAGACTTCTCGATTTGCACAACAACCAGCTCACCTCGCTGCCCGCGGAGGCCACCACTCACATTAAGAACCTCACCTACCTGGACCTCTCCAGCAACAACCTGCTGACCCTGCCTGCAGAGGTGCTCTCCACCTGGCTGGCGGTGAAACCAGCGCAAGGACCAGAGAGCTCCAAGATGATACTTG GTCTCCATGACAACCCCTGGGTGTGTGACTGCCGGCTCTACGACCTAGTCCAGTTCCAGAAGTCCCCAACTCTGTCGGTGGCGTTCATCGACACCAGGCTCCGGTGTTCCGCGCCGGAGAGCGTGTCGGGGGTTCTGTTCAGTGATGCAGAGCTGAGGCGCTGTCAGCTCCCACGTATCCACACCGCCGTGGCGCGAGTCCGGAGCGCTGTTGGAAACAATGTGCTGCTCCGTTGTGGGACCATTGGAGTCCCCATCCCGGACCTGACATGGCGCAGGACCGATGGACGAGCCCTCAATGGAACAG TCCAGCAGGAAACGTCAAAGGAAGGAATCACCTGGTCCATCCTCAGTGTCCCAGCTGTGTCCTATCATGATTCAGGGAAATACATCTGCAAGGCCACTAACTACGCAGGGAATGCAGAGGCTGTAATTTCTCTCATTGTCTCTAACTCCCCAAAGCCAGAGGGGAATCAAACCAGTAGTGAGAAGAAGGCAAAAGTCAAGAAATCCAACCAAATAGGCAAAGCTGCCTACCAGGAGAAACTGGTGGCCAGATACTTGGTTCCAACCTCCACCCCTTCATCCCTGCCTGCCCTGGATCCTGGCCTCCCACCTGGGCTTGGTTCTGAGTCTGATCTAGCCAGTTACAGCCTGGCTGACAGAGCCACACCGGGGCCTGCCACCTCCTCCAACCCAGATGCATTGCTGGATCTGGAGAAGACAAACCTAAGCAACTTGGCTGCCAACACCTCGTCGCTGCAGCAAGACCCGGACAGGGTGGTCCGCTCAGTGAAGGTAGTGGGGGACACAGACAATACAATTTCTCTGAACTGGAGAGCCCCTAAAGCCAAGAACACTACAGCATTTAGTGTGTTGTATGCTGTGTTTGGAGAGAGGGACATGAGGAAGATCAATGTTGGGGCGGGACAGAACCGTGTAACCATCGAAGGGCTGGTGCCCAGGACCAAGTAcattgcctgtgtgtgtgtgagggggctGATCCCAAAGAAGGAGCAGTGTGTGATATTTTCCACTGATGAAGCAGCCAGTGCCACTGGCACCCAGAGGCTGATTAACGTGATTGTGATCACAGTGGCCTGTATCATCGCAGTCCCACTCACCGTCATCGTGTGCTGTGGGGCGCTGAAGAGACGCATTCAGAAGTACTGGGGAAAGAAGTCCAAGGACATCCAAGATTCATATGTGACCTTTGAAACGCTGTCACCTGGTACAAAGGCCAAAGGGCTTGAGGGCGAGTATTTGAACAGACTGAACCCAGAGGAGTCCAACAGGCTGCTGTCGGCCCGCTCCAGCCTGGACTCTGAGGCCACGGCTAAGATAGAGGGACAGCCCAACGAGTACTTCTGCTGA